The Daucus carota subsp. sativus chromosome 7, DH1 v3.0, whole genome shotgun sequence genome window below encodes:
- the LOC108194141 gene encoding uncharacterized protein LOC108194141, translated as MEFFNQAKAVRLQSHLDKFLTANPDEETVRQSRNGSSHKACWTVELVEGKSHIIRLKSCYGWYLTASDEPFLLGMTGKKVVQSDTREASEEWEPIREGNTHVKLRSKDGGMYLRANGGTPPWRNSVTHDFPYTSATQGWVLWAVEAIDVSEFSDSDHSFNSLDSSEPSVDAHSPYGAQLLVQNGAKFNALALSSQMSLLNASWIQPNGMEYFVKAKAVRLRNRHGKYLVADDDQSSIRQSRNGSSQKSTWTVEFVSDKRNKIRLKSCHGLYLTATAEPFLLGMTGKKVIQNLPATKLDASVEWEPIKEGTYVKLKTNDANFLRANWGTPPWRNSVTHDIPHRSATQDWILWEVEVLDFRAMPVEYDTLLTFSPSFSPAVHMLSPYPGPPVVLFKHEYSPVKMLSSGMEFFTKAKTVRLKSHHNKYLRADHDKENVFQNRRGSTKTALWIVEFVQDVDTVVRLRSIFGRYLTATDQEKILGLTGRKVLQTVPARLDSSVEWEPIREGSKVKLKTRYGNFLRANGGLPPWRNSITHDIPHVHNGWILWDVDVVERQPDTPKKVERSETPEVDEPSSSVHLQSPPSSADEADDADASPQVKSEGRMVYYTVADDKGKVPDDNERGCFHFTGVGLEELAHQLEEETGIESVILCSRNPLNGKLYPLRLALPPNNASVNVVLVSSTSTVASEFA; from the exons ATGGAGTTTTTCAACCAGGCCAAAGCCGTGAGGCTCCAGAGCCACCTCGACAAGTTCTTGACCGCCAACCCTGACGAAGAAACGGTCCGTCAGAGCCGCAATGGTTCATCACATAAGGCCTGTTGGACAGTGGAGCTGGTGGAAGGTAAGAGCCATATCATTCGGCTCAAGAGCTGCTATGGTTGGTACCTGACTGCATCCGATGAGCCGTTTCTGCTAGGAATGACGGGGAAGAAGGTGGTGCAGTCGGATACGAGGGAGGCGTCAGAGGAGTGGGAGCCTATAAGGGAAGGTAACACTCATGTGAAGCTGAGGAGTAAAGATGGGGGAATGTATTTGAGAGCTAATGGAGGCACGCCTCCTTGGAGGAACTCTGTCACGCATGATTTTCCGTATACAAGTGCGACGCAAGGTTGGGTTCTGTGGGCTGTTGAAGCTATTGATGTTTCTGAGTTTTCGGATTCTGATCATTCTTTCAATAGTTTGGACTCCAGTGAACCATCTGTTGATGCACATTCTCCGTATGGAGCTCAG CTGCTGGTTCAGAATGGGGCGAAATTCAACGCTCTGGCGCTTAGTTCACAGATGTCGCTGCTAAATGCATCTTGGATACAGCCG AACGGGATGGAATATTTCGTGAAAGCAAAGGCAGTGAGGCTTCGAAACCGTCACGGCAAATATCTAGTAGCCGATGATGATCAATCAAGCATTCGTCAGAGCCGCAACGGTTCATCACAAAAATCAACTTGGACAGTTGAGTTTGTATCCGATAAACGAAACAAGATCCGTCTAAAAAGCTGCCACGGATTGTACCTTACCGCGACTGCTGAGCCATTCCTTCTCGGCATGACTGGGAAAAAGGTCATACAAAACCTCCCGGCCACAAAATTGGACGCTTCTGTCGAATGGGAGCCTATAAAAGAAGGAACATATGTGAAACTTAAAACAAACGATGCCAACTTTTTGAGAGCCAATTGGGGCACACCCCCATGGAGAAACTCTGTAACACATGACATCCCACATAGAAGTGCAACACAAGATTGGATTCTATGGGAAGTTGAGGTACTAGACTTTCGAGCAATGCCTGTGGAGTACGATACTTTACTTACTTTCTCCCCGAGTTTCTCCCCCGCAGTTCACATGCTTTCACCATATCCCGGTCCACCTGTGGTCCTCTTTAAGCACGAATACTCCCCCGTAAAAATGCTG AGCAGTGGAATGGAATTTTTCACGAAAGCGAAAACGGTTCGCCTGAAAAGCCACCATAACAAATACCTACGAGCTGATCATGACAAGGAAAATGTATTCCAAAATCGTCGAGGATCAACAAAGACTGCGTTATGGATTGTCGAGTTTGTGCAAGATGTTGATACTGTGGTTCGGTTAAGAAGCATTTTTGGGAGATATCTAACGGCTACCGATCAAGAAAAGATCCTAGGCCTCACGGGCCGGAAAGTTCTTCAAACTGTGCCTGCAAGATTGGATTCCTCCGTTGAATGGGAGCCTATTCGAGAAGGCTCAAAAGTGAAGCTTAAAACAAGATACGGTAATTTTCTAAGAGCAAATGGGGGATTACCCCCTTGGAGAAATTCTATCACGCATGACATTCCACATGTGCATAATGGTTGGATCCTGTGGGATGTTGATGTTGTTGAGAGACAGCCTGATACTCCTAAAAAGGTTGAAAGATCTGAAACTCCGGAGGTGGACGAGCCCTCTTCTTCCGTTCATCTTCAATCTCCTCCATCCTCCGCGGATGAG GCTGATGACGCTGACGCTAGTCCACAGGTGAAATCCGAGGGGCGGATGGTATATTATACTGTGGCGGATGACAAGGGGAAGGTTCCTGATGATAATGAAAGGGGATGTTTTCACTTCACAGGGGTTGGATTGGAGgaactggctcatcagttggaGGAAGAAACAGGGATTGAAAGTGTGATTTTGTGTTCACGAAATCCTCTGAATGGGAAACTTTATCCTCTTCGTTTGGCTCTTCCACCGAACAATGCCAGTGTCAATGTTGTTTTAGTTTCTTCCACTTCCACAG TGGCTAGTGAATTTGCTTAA